Proteins encoded by one window of Enterobacter pseudoroggenkampii:
- a CDS encoding MAPEG family protein: protein MVSALYAVLGALLLIKFSFDVVRLRTLYRVSYGDGGFSELQSAIRIHGNAVEYIPAALILLLFMEMNGAETWMVHICGLLLIAGRLMHYYGFHHRLIRWRRSGMSATWCSLLLMVLANLWYMPWELVFSLH from the coding sequence ATGGTCAGCGCGCTGTATGCGGTGTTAGGTGCATTACTGCTGATTAAGTTTTCATTTGATGTTGTGCGCCTCAGAACGCTGTACCGTGTCTCCTACGGTGACGGCGGATTTTCAGAGCTACAAAGCGCTATCCGCATTCATGGCAACGCGGTCGAATACATCCCCGCAGCCTTAATCCTGCTGCTTTTTATGGAGATGAATGGCGCAGAAACCTGGATGGTTCATATCTGTGGCCTGCTTCTTATTGCTGGCCGCCTGATGCATTATTACGGCTTTCACCACCGCTTAATCCGCTGGCGTCGTTCCGGCATGAGTGCGACCTGGTGTTCGCTTTTGCTGATGGTGCTGGCTAACCTGTGGTATATGCCGTGGGAGTTGGTTTTCTCCCTCCATTAG
- a CDS encoding hydrolase encodes MLTLDAKKTALVVIDLQEGILPFAGGPHTADNVVSRAARLAEKCRASGAQVVMVRVGWSADYAEALKQPVDAQAPARALPENWWTYPVSLGKCDSDIEVTKRQWGAFYGTDLELQLRRRGIDTLILCGISTNIGVESTARNAWELGFNLVIAEDACSAASAEQHQGSMTHIFPRIGRVRSTDEILRAL; translated from the coding sequence ATGTTAACCCTTGATGCCAAAAAAACCGCGCTTGTAGTGATTGATTTACAGGAAGGCATTTTGCCCTTTGCCGGTGGCCCGCATACCGCAGACAATGTGGTCAGCCGCGCCGCTCGCCTGGCGGAGAAATGCCGTGCCAGCGGTGCGCAGGTGGTCATGGTGCGCGTCGGCTGGTCCGCGGATTACGCCGAAGCGTTAAAACAGCCCGTTGATGCGCAGGCACCCGCGCGAGCCCTGCCGGAAAACTGGTGGACGTACCCGGTCTCACTCGGCAAATGCGACAGCGATATTGAAGTGACCAAACGCCAGTGGGGTGCCTTCTACGGTACCGATCTCGAGCTGCAGCTCCGCCGTCGCGGCATTGACACTCTCATCCTGTGCGGCATTTCCACCAATATCGGCGTGGAGTCAACCGCCCGCAACGCCTGGGAACTGGGCTTTAATCTGGTGATCGCCGAAGATGCCTGCAGCGCGGCCTCCGCGGAACAGCATCAGGGCAGCATGACCCATATCTTCCCGCGCATCGGCCGCGTGCGCAGCACGGATGAGATCCTTCGCGCACTATGA
- a CDS encoding DUF72 domain-containing protein: MMYVGLPQWSHPKWVRLGITSLEEYARHFNCVEGNTTLYALPKAEIVARWREQTTDDFRFCFKFPATISHQAALRNCGELTDEFFARMAPLANRIGQYWLQLPAVFGPRDLPALWTFLDALPREFTYGVEVRHKDFFAKGEAEKALNRGLLERSVNRVILDSRPVHSAIPHSEAIIEAQRKKPKVPVHAIMTAQNPMVRFIGSDNMQQNQAMFAVWLEKLASWEHTTTPYLFLHTPDIAQAPELVDALWQALQAAVPSVGSAPGIPQQSSLF; the protein is encoded by the coding sequence ATGATGTATGTGGGCCTGCCCCAGTGGTCGCACCCGAAATGGGTGCGCCTTGGCATCACCAGCCTTGAAGAGTATGCCCGACACTTCAACTGTGTCGAGGGCAACACCACCCTGTATGCGCTCCCCAAAGCTGAGATTGTCGCACGCTGGCGGGAGCAAACAACCGACGATTTCCGTTTCTGCTTCAAGTTTCCGGCGACCATTTCTCACCAGGCCGCACTGCGAAACTGCGGTGAGTTGACCGACGAATTCTTTGCCCGGATGGCGCCTCTGGCAAACCGCATCGGCCAGTACTGGCTGCAGCTTCCGGCCGTCTTTGGCCCTCGCGACCTGCCCGCACTGTGGACGTTTCTGGACGCCCTGCCCCGGGAGTTTACCTATGGGGTGGAGGTCCGACACAAGGACTTCTTTGCGAAGGGCGAAGCAGAAAAAGCGCTCAACCGCGGCCTTCTTGAACGTTCCGTCAACCGGGTGATCCTCGACAGCCGTCCGGTGCACAGCGCGATACCGCACAGTGAGGCCATCATTGAGGCGCAGCGTAAAAAACCGAAAGTGCCGGTCCACGCCATCATGACTGCGCAGAACCCGATGGTCAGGTTTATCGGCAGCGATAACATGCAGCAAAACCAGGCGATGTTCGCCGTCTGGCTGGAAAAACTGGCCTCGTGGGAACACACCACCACGCCGTATCTCTTTTTGCACACGCCGGATATTGCCCAGGCCCCCGAACTGGTCGATGCTCTGTGGCAGGCCTTGCAGGCTGCGGTGCCGTCCGTGGGCAGCGCCCCTGGCATCCCACAACAATCTTCTCTTTTCTGA
- the cmoA gene encoding carboxy-S-adenosyl-L-methionine synthase CmoA: MSDRDTLFSAPIASLGDWTFDERVAEVFPDMIQRSVPGYSNIISMIGMLAERFVQPGTQVYDLGCSLGAATLSVRRNIHQEGCRIIAVDNSPAMVERCRRHIDAYKAPVPVDVVEGDIREIEINNASMVVLNFTLQFLVPEDRQLLLDKIYQGLNPGGALVLSEKFSFEDAEVGELLFNMHHDFKRANGYSELEISQKRSMLENVMLTDSVETHKARLSKAGFEHSELWFQCFNFGSLVALKAGKPA; the protein is encoded by the coding sequence ATGTCAGATCGCGACACGCTTTTTTCCGCGCCTATCGCCAGCTTGGGCGACTGGACCTTCGATGAACGGGTAGCTGAAGTCTTCCCGGATATGATCCAGCGCTCTGTTCCCGGTTATTCCAATATTATCTCTATGATCGGCATGCTGGCTGAGCGCTTCGTTCAACCCGGCACGCAGGTCTATGACCTGGGCTGCTCGCTCGGCGCGGCAACGCTGTCGGTTCGTCGTAATATTCACCAGGAAGGCTGCCGAATCATTGCCGTCGATAACTCCCCGGCCATGGTTGAGCGCTGCCGTCGCCATATTGACGCGTACAAAGCCCCTGTTCCGGTGGACGTGGTGGAAGGTGATATCCGCGAGATTGAAATCAATAACGCCTCGATGGTGGTGCTGAATTTCACCCTTCAGTTCCTGGTGCCGGAAGACCGCCAGCTGCTGCTGGACAAAATTTATCAGGGGCTGAATCCTGGCGGCGCGCTGGTGCTCTCGGAGAAATTCAGCTTCGAAGATGCCGAGGTTGGCGAGCTGCTGTTCAACATGCACCACGATTTCAAACGGGCGAACGGCTACAGCGAGCTGGAGATCAGCCAGAAGCGCAGCATGCTCGAAAACGTGATGCTGACGGATTCCGTAGAAACCCACAAAGCGCGTCTGAGCAAAGCCGGGTTTGAGCACAGCGAACTGTGGTTCCAGTGCTTTAACTTTGGCTCTCTGGTGGCGCTGAAAGCGGGGAAACCGGCATGA